agattcatttgtttttctatcagttcattttatgattttttttcccccctgttgtctttgtttctgttcatttctgttGGGTACAAAAATACTAAAGTGCAACAACAATGGTTCAAAAGAATATCAACCAAACtgagatgaataaataaatatatataaataaataatttaaaagtgttgatgtgtgtggggtattttttattcttacttgcAGTCTCCTCTTTTGCAGTTTATAAAAACATAGTGTTTAGCCTGTCAGTTCCTAAGTGTCCAATATTATATTAATTGTGTTGAGACCACATGTATCCAAGCAACCAAACTGAGATCAATTTTTGTACATAAATAACTAAAGCAGACAGGATTTCCCATGGCTTTCCTTCAACAATAGTTCTCTTCCTCCTACTAAACTGCCTGGCACCAAAATTCATTAAGGatctgttgtatcaaccttccagatcaCTCAGGTTTTAATCtgttctgcatccccagaaccaaataTGGAAAGGCagtattcagtttttatgctccactaatctggaacaaacgtccatAAAACTGCGAAACAGCCGAAatactgagttcctttaaattaagGCAAAACCCCCACCTGCTtaagagttgcttttgatttataataactggaacattgatcaatatatttggcTTGATGGTTATATTTTGCTCTCGTTTGACCAGATCGGTGTCTTTCACATGGTTTTTGTCCCCAACATGGTTTGTGGCCAGTTTTAAATTAGACTTCTTAAGGCTTTTCTTATACCACTCTTTCTTAAAAGCCAGATTTGTGATTCATACTTGTTCTGTTGGCAGATTCTTTCATCCAAACTGTGGATTtctgcatctcctccagagttaaCAAGGTCCTTTTACCTCCTTTTGTCATTCTAGATGGTCGTCACGTTTTGGTAAGTTTGCAGCCCTTTATAGTCTTTTCATCCAGATGATGCACTGAACCAAAGGTTGGGGTTTTCACCTAGCTCTTCTttgaacttctccacaactttttACCTGACCTGCTGGGTTTCTTGGTCTTTttgatgctttattttttctctcttggtCTCTGACATTCTTTGCAAAACATCTGAATTTTAACAGATTATATTAGGCACAAGTGGAGTCTCTTTCTCTGCAACTTCTGGAGGCATTTTAACTTGAATGTGCAATTAAGCATCACACTTTGCAGCTCTGTCACATTAAAtcacattaaactttcatttgcagcttgagaaaatgtgaaaaaccagTCTCCATTGATTAGTTTTGAATGGTTTTTCCTTTAAGCCACAGCTTTCTGCTTGTGTAGCGTTGCTCTGCATGCTGCTGCTCTGGTCTGTACAGCTGCACTGCAGAGGCTTTTCAGTCTGAATTAGCTGAGCTCAGACCAGGTGAATCATGTTCTGTATAAGTGCCCATCATGGCGTGACCACACTATTCAGCTGGTGTATGTTTGGAGCGATGAATTATAAGATTTATGGGAAACCTTTAGAGCTGACAGCTTAGTATCCACACCAAATATTTTCTGACAGTTTCAAACTGATCCTGTGCATGAAGCTCATTTCTCTCACCTCCCTATCCTCCTCCACACCAGTTGTTGTCCCTCTCTCACATCTTCCTATCCTTCCTCTCTTTGTATATCCTTTGcttgttttccttccttctgctttctgtttcccagttctctctctcctctctacCTCAAAGTGGCGACAACACAACTGCCTGCATCAGCCAGtgaaagctgctgctggaggttGCCGTATCTTGCAGAGAGCCaaatgtgtgtgcgtgtgtgtgtaatagTATGAGCGTACGCAGATGGGAGAGCAAGTGAGTCAGGAAGGGCTGCTTCTCATCCCTCTGCTGTCATCACCATATTTCCCTCTGcctcctctccttctcctctgACATGGAGCTCCGGTGGACTGAATCCAGACGGGATCTGCACCAACGACAAAGGTAGTAACGTCTGTTTGTTGCACAAGgcgggttttttttgtgtgtgcaccCCGACTGTTTGTGTCTCGGTGTATTTGTGTGTGCAGGTGTGAACTGATGTGTGTATCCCTCCTCTACCCCCGACTGTCAGCTCAAAGCATTAAGCATCCTTACCCACAGCGCAGAGAGCTGTCAGCTCCTGTCTTGCACTCGTATTAGTGGATTATTCCTGGTGATCACTGTATTGATTATGCAGATTATGTGTGCATCTTTAACAGCTCAGTTTCTGCTATTACTCCTACAGATCACATGACCCCACACAGCACGCCAGCTCTGGAGACCGCTAGCTCTGCCCCCTTTTACtgtagatgtgtgtgtgtgtgtattgatCTAAGCCGGCATGAGGATGTTTGGTTTTGCAGTGATGGAAGAGTACTCTGCAGATCAAAGCTACAAAGGCAGTGAATTATTGAACAGAGCCATGTCACTGTGAGGACAGACCTGTGTTGGCTTTGCTATTGTCTTTAATACATTGTGATCTTATTTTCAGAAGGTGTGTTTCTTCTTTGAGGCATGTTTCCTTTCAGAACCTATTTGTCTATTAGAGATTTATACCCACTTATTTACCCAAGCCCTCATCTTAATGTGTAGCACACTGCAAAGATATTAATAGCTCTTGAACTTTACcaaattttgtcatgttacagctAGTCCTGAAGCGATTAATTGGGTTAATTGTTGTGAATCGATCATTGAAATAAttgccaactaatttagtaatcaattaattgttaactggagtatataGACTCCTAATAAAGGCTATTTACTGAAATATCAACACACTCAAGAGTAGAAATTAAGTTAAAGTGtacaaagaataaatatatatatatatataaactttctttcttgtaaatatgttctatccAAAACTTCTCAACTaacatagttttagcttcacctggttcaaattctgtaaagaaacaaaaagaatctaagcaccttttgctatccaattattaatggATTGATCttaaacaaaatcaacagatcagccctacacCGTATTGATGTAATTCAAGTCAAGCAGTACATCAAGTATTGAAGTAAGTTAAGCAGGAAGatctgagcttttcacatgttgatgatagaagtgtttctttttagctgcagatgcatcctttgctgaAAGTGATCCAGCGTACAACAAAGGAACGCTCTATAACTGCATTTTATCGAAATGCAgtgttattttcttatttaaaaaagaatatgtatatatttttaatttgcatgtttttaaaaaaaatgcttagcggttttaaaaaaaatccttaagcggttaaataaaaaatctgcaaaatcagccaatttttaaaactgattaaGTTGGGCTGATTCATTGTCAGATTAATTGACATGAtattttattactaaaataatctttaattgCAGCCCTAATTACAACCACAAGTTATGAAGTGGAACTAAAACAATACATACTTTGAGaattctgttattattattattattattattattattattattgttgtttatttatttaacaaataaaaatctgaaaattttagATTCCATTTGTACTCAATGCCCTTTGCTTGGATACCAAAGTGTAACTTGTGTAACATTTGTCACTGCACTGTTGTGATTTGATTTATATGAATTGCTTTCCTCACTCTAAGAGTAATGTAAATCCTTGTCTAAGCAGGTAGATGCATTTGAGTGTGTGGCGGTTCGGCCAGGATGGAGAGTGTGTGGCTGAGGACATGGACATCAGGCTCTGCTGTTGTGTTCTTCAATACACTGGCCTTGTCCTGGACAGGTAGCACACACTccaacacaaacactttaaactgCACACAAGCAAATAATGAATCCCGTTAAAAATCACAGTCCTTTTGTGCAGTGAGAATGCTGACAGTCAGAAAAAGAGAatggttttattaatattttgatgACCTAGTTTGGGCCAAGCTTTAGGTGTACAAAATACCTAACATTTGACACTTTGGTATCCATAAAAATTCATAGTCAGCTCCGGGACTGcgtttctgcatttattttcaattccAACAGGAATTTCTGACGTTAGTAGTTCTAATTGATAATCATGTGAAGCTCACCTCTCGAAGTTATATTAATTTGGAGCTTCCTGATACCTTTACTGTAATCTATTTGCCAATCTGACAGCAAGGTGTTTATAAGGTatttcagacagaaagaaaagtgtTCATAGTTCAACTAAAAGCTCCTCTTAGAAAATAATGAGTCTGTAATGAAACAATATTGATATCTTTTACTACTGTCTAACACAGGTCCAAATTACCCTTTAACATTTTAGGAGTCTAAAGCGttaatatttccattcactATACTTGGTTCTGctataatattttgttgtgttgtaCCTCAGGTGCTATTGAACCCGCTCTTAAAATTGATGGGCGGCAGCAAGCGGCTGTGACACTTCAGGAGAACATGACTCACAGGTTCAACTGCCAATCAGACAGCTGGGATCCTCGAGCGCCCCCGTTACTGACCTGGTACCTCAACGGAGAACAGCAGAAGGAGCCATCGCCAAACCGAGGCCGTCTGGTGATGACGTCACAAAAGGATTCTGAGGTCTTAAGACCGGGGACCAATCACAACAGTACCTTCTCTTTGCGGGCCAGAAAGTGGGACAAGGAGCTGGTGTGTGTCGCATCAAACCCCAGGACAGGACAAAGCTACAATGCAACGGTCACTCTCAATGTCCAATGTGAGTCATTGTTAAATATCTCATGGATTAAAAGTCTGTTTCAGTTGACATTGTCAAGCCATTCCTCTCCTCTGTGCCCCAGTCCAGCCAGAAATCCTCAGGGTCAACGCTCACTACAGTGAAACCTCAGACCCCGGCCTCTCCCTGGTCCTGTTCGCCTTGGTGCGCTCTAACCCTCCTGCCACCATCACCTTCGTAGACCAGTCGGGCCAGCTGGTGGCCAATACCTCGGACTTCCTCATCCTGGATTCACGGAGCTATCCGTGGCTGACCAATCACACGCTGAGGGTCACACTGAGCAGTCTGTCAGGGAACTTAACGGTGAATGCCACCAACAGTGTGGGAATGGCTCAGAGCAACCTCACATTGGCAGGTTAGTGATTGTTTCCATGAAAGAAAAGACTTTTGTCCattcattttgttgcatttctaaTGCCACAATTTTCTCATTTGTGCCACTAGTGTGTGATTTAGGATGTGATTCTTTCATAAATAACCAACCATTTGATTATTTGGGGTGCATCCTTTCTACAAATGTATTCATCCATACAAAAAATTGCTTCAAaggtttattatttatatacatttatataagaaaatgaaaataactatTTCAGTTCCCAAATGGGACTTTTGGCAAATGCTCTGGTaactcaataataataatttctgacCCAGTCTGGCAGAACTAATTGTTTGAAATATAATATATACCTTGAATTCCTTGATAAAGTAGCTGAATTAAACTGCACAGCATCTTCTTCCAATGATACTACTGCAGTGATAAAGTCCATTTAGCCATGCTCAGAGCCGAGGTTTTTGGCGATTCGTAAAACCCTTTAACTTAGTGTAATTGTAGAAAACCCCAGGTTTCAGATTACATGTGTGTGTTCCCTTAGGCAGCACAATACGAGCTCTCCATAAGGGTTCCAGAATCAGGTGTAACAGTCTGATTACGTAGAAAATCATCTCAGGAAATCCTTGTCATTTAAGCTTctctaaatgtatttaaatatgtcTTCATTCTGGGATATCTTAAACTCTCATTATTTGTTTTAGACCCTTCTGACACTAATTGTGGTAAAACTATTTTTGTTAGCTAGTAGACAGTAGCTGTATTGCAAAACGTTCTCTAAAACTTTCCTTTAAATTCCTCTCCTCTGCCCTCCAGAGTTCCTGCAGTCTCGTGTCGAGGTTCCCATGCTGGGTATCGTGACTGGAGGAGCCATGGCCTTCATggccctcctcatcctcagttTAATTGTTCTCTGCcttatgcaaaaaaacaaaagcaagatTATTGGTGAGAATAATGTATGCCTGTGTATTTTTTGAGCAGGAAAATGTTTGTGGCATGGAGCTTTGAGTGAGGTGCAGCACGTGATCAtccattttctctgtgttttgttaTAGATGAACCAGTGGAGATTCTGATGACCAAGAAAAGGTAAAAGGATTTTGGGTTAGCAAGAAAAGAGCTTAAtctatatttataaaattttgTCTTGATTCTGTTAGCGTCTCAACATAATTTCACTTTTCACACACATTGCACATACTTCTTAAAAACATGTGTATTAAGTAATGTTCTATAATAAGTATACTTTATACCCAacattatttataataaaatgtaactgcAGTCTCACCAGTCTCCTTGTGTTACACTAAGGACATCTGGCCTTTTGCCACTGTCTATGTCTCTATATTTTGGCTCACCTTTATGCCATGTCATGTCTTCCTCCATTAGCTCAATGGAAGGGAACACTGATGAAAGCATATTTTTCTGCTCTTAAGAAAAGTACGTCCACCCAGGAGATCGATAACACCTCTGATTCAAGTTTGACACCTCCCCATGTTATCCCCGCAGTGAATCAGCAAACCTGAAGACAGACAGAGCAGATAAGACCAACATTCCCAGAGAGAACATGTCTCTGCCTTCCAACATGCAGCTCCATGACCTCAGCACTCTGAGGAAAGGTAAGAGCTTCCTCCAGCGCAAGAATGttcaaacatattttgaaaaggCCCATTTGGCTAGAGGTTATAAGTTATTATTGTCTGTATTGTTACACCTTCCTGGGAAAAAAGAGTGGTTTAAATAGATAGAAATAGGTTCAGTGTGACTCTTCCTAAGGAATAATGTGTAACTGCAGAGACAGATATCAATTGtaagagaaaaatgttccacAAAGTGTTAACGCAGGGAACCTAAATACAAAgacactttttacatttttactgaagaGGAAACAAAGCATGTGTCACAATTATGTATCAGCTTGTGTTGGTCCCAATGAtatacattgaaatttgtggagATATGATTCATTTTGCATGGTACTGCACATGTTAGTTCAGCTCATGAAATTCTGTATGTGACTTAGATCACATGCACATAAATTTTAGATAACCTAACTTTTACATAACTAAAAGTACAGTGAATATAACAATTAA
Above is a window of Xiphophorus hellerii strain 12219 chromosome 18, Xiphophorus_hellerii-4.1, whole genome shotgun sequence DNA encoding:
- the tmem25 gene encoding transmembrane protein 25, translated to MESVWLRTWTSGSAVVFFNTLALSWTGAIEPALKIDGRQQAAVTLQENMTHRFNCQSDSWDPRAPPLLTWYLNGEQQKEPSPNRGRLVMTSQKDSEVLRPGTNHNSTFSLRARKWDKELVCVASNPRTGQSYNATVTLNVQFQPEILRVNAHYSETSDPGLSLVLFALVRSNPPATITFVDQSGQLVANTSDFLILDSRSYPWLTNHTLRVTLSSLSGNLTVNATNSVGMAQSNLTLAEFLQSRVEVPMLGIVTGGAMAFMALLILSLIVLCLMQKNKSKIIDEPVEILMTKKSESANLKTDRADKTNIPRENMSLPSNMQLHDLSTLRKAREAAQQNSVGEEKKEEEEEDLSLAYAARGFARYPMVGYIYKVNSTSSEEIWL